Below is a genomic region from Catenuloplanes atrovinosus.
GCGGAGCCGGCCAGCCGGGACGCGACGCCGATCAGCCCGCAGGCGACCGCGAAGCTGGCCGCCTGCGACGCGGACAGCGCGATCCACGGCACCGGGCCCAGGTAGAGCCCGCTCCACGACACGTGTACCAGGTAGAACGCCATCCCGGCGAGCAGCCCGAGCCCGGCGGCGGACCGGAACCGCAGGCCGTCGACGGCCGCCAGCACCAGCGCCACCCCGGCGAGCGTGAGCGGCCACCAGCCCAGGCCCGGGAAGCCGAGGTCCATCACGACCCCGCCGGCCACGGCCGTGAGCACCCGCCACACCCAGGCCCGCCGCCACCCGGCGCGCGGCCGCGTCCGTGCCGGCGCGGGCGCCGTGAGCTCCACCGTCATGCCGCGCGTCCCCCAAGTCCTCCGCCGCGACGCCCGCCGCGCCCACGTCCGCGCGAAGTATCACAGTTGAACCTGAGCGACCTACGTCACGCCGTCCTCGCCGATCACGGCCGAGGTGATCACGGAGGTCTCGCCCCAGACGTCCTGCGTGTCCACCAGCCACGGCGGCACGCGCCGCCCCATGCCGCCGCCGTCCGGCGCGCCGCCCATCATGGCGCCCGGCATCATCGGCGGCATCGCGCCGCGCGCCGCACCCGCGGCGGCGCCACCGGTCGCGGCGGCCACGCCGGGCGCGACGGCGGACGCGGTGGACACGGCCGCGGTGGCCGGCGACGACGGCAGCCCGGACGTCGACGGCGCGGTGGGCAGCGACAGGCCGGGCACGCCCCCGCCACCGCCGCCCCCGCCGAAGCGGGCCGCCGGGACGCTCGCGGTGCCGGCCGGCCTGGGGCCGCCGGCGGCCGGTGGAGTGCTCCGCGCCGCCGCGGCGGCGGCCGTGGCGGCGAGCCCGGCCGGCATCAGCCCGCCGAACAGCGGCTCCCGCCCGGTCACCGGCGCGCCGGTGACCGGATCGGTCTCCGGCGCGGCCGGGTCGGCCGGCAGCCGGCCGAGCGCGGTGTGCATCGCGCCCGCGATGGCCAGGTACCGCTCGGCCAGGCCGGCCATGACCAGCACCGCCTGGCGGTGCGCGGCGGTGCCGCCGACCGGGGGCATCGTGGTCCAGGCGCGCTGGAGCGCCTCCGCCGCCGCGTACATCAGGTCCCGCACCTCGGCGGCGGCGGCCGCCACCGTACCGGTGCCGCCGGCCAGCTCCGTGGTCATCCGGCGGTGCCGGTCCGCGGCCGGGCCGGTCCAGTCCGCGTCCGCGGGCGTGATGTCCTGGGCCAGCTCGTGCAGCGCCGCCGCGATCACGGCCCAGGTGTCCGCGGCGGCGCGCATCACGTACGGGTTGGCCGCCGCCAGCGCCCGGATCAGCTCCTCGTGCGTCCAGCGGGAGAAGTCGGTCCACAGTGGCGTCCGCACCGGCTCAGACCGTTCCGAGGTAGGTGTCGGCCACGGCCCGGTCGGTGTCCCGGTAACCGGCCGCGATCGCGCCGGTGACCTCCTCGGCGAACCCGAGCGCGACCGCGACCGCCTGGGTCAGCCCCTGCATGCGCCGCACCAGCGCGGTGTGCTGCTCCAGCAGCGCCTGCGCCTCCGCGAACGCGCCCGGCGCGGGCGGTTCCGCGGCGAGCGCGGCCAGCCGGTCGGCCGGGTGCCGGACCGCGTCGCGGGCGCCGGTCAGCGCCGCCGCGTACGCCTCGAGCGCGCCCGGGTCGACGCGGTAGCCGTCGGTGGTCACGGTCTCCTCCTCTCGGTGGTGGGGGCCGGCGGCGCCGCCGGGCGGGCGGCGCCGCGCGCGGCCGTCAGGCGAACAGGTCCCGGTTGCGGTTCTCCAGGTCCCGCTGGATCACGCTGGCGTTGCTGACCTTGGTGGAGAACCGGTTGATCACCTCGATGACGTCGGCGATCGCGGTGCGCAGCCGGGTCTCGGAGGCCTGCGCGGCCTCACCGGCGGAGCTGCCGGAGGCGTACCACGTCTCCTTGATCGGGGAGAGCGAGGTCTGCAGCGCGTCCATGGCGGTGTTCAGCGCGCCGGCCTTCGTGGTGAGCGACTGCGCGGCGCTGTCCAGCGCGCCGAACTCGACGTTGATGATGTCTGAGGGGGCCATCGGCCGTACTCCTTCGTCCGTACCGTCGGATGGGTCGTCAGTTGCCGCTGAGGCGGTTGAAGATCGGGCTGGCGGCCTCGCCCTCGAGGCCGCCGATGTCCGAGGCGACCTCGTCGTCCCCGGCGCTGTAGTTGGTGGCGCTGGTGCGGACCAGCTCGGACATGGTGGTCAGCTCCCGCCCGGCGGCGAGCATGCTCTCCTTGACCCGGTTGTGCACCTGCCAGAACGCCTGCGCCTGCGCGCCCTGGTACCGCTGCAACTGGTCGCGCAGCTCGGTCTCCAGTGCGTCCATCGCGGTCCGCACGTCCTGCGCGGACTGTTCGAACCCGGCGACGCCCTTGGCCATCGCCGCCGCGTCGCTCTGATAGCCGGTCCCGGCCATGTCAGCTCCCTTCGATGTGATCGGATGGTGCCCACGCGACCTGGATGACGGACGCGCCGCCACGCCGGGCCACGTGGACGCCCTGCCCCGGTGGGCGGGGCACGGTCTTGACGCCGCCGAGCAGCGCACCCTCCTCGCGCGCGCCGGACAGCAGCACGCCGGGCGTGCCGAGGTCGCGCAGCCGTTGCAGCACCGGCTCGTACATGGCCCGCGAGGCGCCGCCGGTCCGGCGGGCCACGATCAGGTGCAGGCCGATGTCGCGGGACTGCGGCAGCAGCTCGGTGAGCGCGCCGAGGGGGTTGCCCTGCTGGGTGGCGATCAGGTCGTAGTCGTCGGCGACCACGAACAGTTCGGGCCCGCGCCACCAGTCCCGGCGGCGGAGCTGGTCGGCGGTGACGTCCGGGCCGGGCAGGCGGGCCCGCATCGCCCGGGCCACCTCCGCGACCGCGGAGCGCAGCGCGGGCTCGGTGCCGGCGTACGCCAGCAGGTGCCGGCCGGTGACCGCCTCGAGCAGCCCGCGCCGGTAGTCGGCGACCAGGATCGCGGCCTGCTCCTGCGGGTAGCGGGCCGCGATGCCGCGGCAGATCAGGCGCAGCAGCCCGGTCTTGCCGGACTCGGTGTCGCCGAGCACGATCAGGTGCGGGTCCGCGTCGAAGTCCAGGCGCACCGGCGCGAGATCCTGCTCGGCCAGGCCGATCGGCACGCCGCGTCCGCCGTCGGCCGGCAGCGTCTCCGCCGGGACGAGCCGGGGCAGCAGCCGCACCGGCGGCGCCGGCGGCCCGTCCCAGGACGCGGCGACGTGGGCCACCAGCGCGGCCGGGTCGCCGTCGAGGCGGGGGAGCGCGGCCAGGTAGTGCAGCCCGTCCCGGGTGAGGCCGCGCCCGGGCCGCTCCGGCACGGCCGCGGCGGCACGACGGTCCACCGTGGAGTCGGCGGGGTCGCCGAGCCGCAGTTCGAGCTGCGTGCCGAGCATGTCGCGGATCGCGGGACGCAGCTCCATCCAGCGGTTCGCGGAGAGCACCACGTGGATGCCGAAGCCGAGCCCGCGCGCCGCGATGGTCTGCACCGCCTCCTCCAGCGGCTCGAACTCCTGGCGCAGCGCCGCCCAGCCGTCGATGACCAGGAACACGTCGCCGAAGTCGCGGCCGTCCGGGGCCGGTGGGCGCAGGCGCCGGAACGTGGCGGCGGAGTCGATGCCGTGCTCGCGGAACAGCGCCTCGCGCTCGGTCAGCAGCCCGGTCACCTCCGCGACCACGCGGCGGCAGCGCTCCGCGTCCTGGCGGACCCCGACGCCGCTCACGTGCGGCAGGCCGTCCAGCGCGGCGAGCGCGCCACCACCCAGGTCGATCAGGAAGAACTGCACGTCACGCGGCGTGTGGGTCAGAGCCAGAGCGGAGACGAGGGTACGCAGCAGCGTGCTCTTCCCGCTCTGCGGCGCACCGACCACCACGCAGTGACCGGCGCCGCCGGACAGGTCCACGCGCAACGCGTCACGGCGCTGCTCGAACGGCTTGTCCACGACGGCCACCGGCACGCCGAGGCCGCCGCCCGGGCTCTGCGCCAGCAGGTCGGCCAGCGACGGCGACTCGTCCAGCGGCGGCAGCCAGATCCGGTGCGCCTCCGGGCCGTGCGCGGCCAGCCGGTCCAGCAGCGCGTCCATGGTGGACACGTCGTGCGTGACGACCGGCGCGGGCCGCTCGGTCACCGCGACCGGGTCCAGGCCGAAGCGCACCGGCCGGGCCGCGCGCGGTGCCGCCGCCGAGCGGCCGGTCAGCGGGCCGGAGACGTACGCGGCCTTGAACCGGTGCAGCGAGGTGGTGTCCGCGCGCAGGTAGCCGCCGCCGGGCTCGGCGGGCAGCTCGTACGCGTCCGGCACGCCGAGCACGGTGCGGCTCTCCGCGGCCGAGAACGTGCGCAGCCCGATCCGGTAGCTGAGGTGGCTGTCCAGCCCGCGCAGCCGGCCCTCCTCCAGCCGCTGCGACGCCAGCAGCAGGTGGATGCCGAGGCTGCGCCCGAGCCGCCCGATCATCACGAACAGCTCGGTGAACTCCGGCCGGCTGGACAGCAGCTCGGAGAACTCGTCGATGATCACCAGCAGCGACGGCAGCGGGGTCAGGGCGGCGCCGGACGCGCGCGCGGCCTCGTAGTCCCGGACCGACGCGTAGTTCCCGGCCGCGCGCAGCAGCTCCTGACGCCGCACCAGCTCGCCGCGCAGCGCGTCACCCATCCGGTCGACCAGGCTCAGTTCCGCGGACAGGTTCGTGATCACCGCGCAGACGTGGGGCAGCCCGGTCATCCCGGTGAACGTGGCGCCGCCCTTGAAGTCCACCAGCGCCAGGTTCAGCGTCTCCGACGAGTGCGTGGCGACCAGGCCGGTGACCAGCGTGCGCAGCAGCTCGCTCTTGCCCGAGCCGGTGGCGCCGATGACCAGCCCGTGCGGGCCCATGCCGCCCTCGGCCGACTCCTTCAGGTCCAGCTCCACCGGGGTACCGTCCGGGCCCGGCCCGAGCGGCACCCGCAACCGGTCCCGGCCGCGCCGGACCGGCAGCGCGTGCGGCCACGGCTCCACCAGCCCGAGAAGATCCGGCAACGTGGCCGCGACCGCGCGGGTGCCGCCCGCACCGGCGGACACGGGGTGGTGCCACGGCGCCAGCGCCCGCGCGATCGCCTCCGCGCCGATCGGGCCGAGCCGATCCGGCGCGCCGACCAGCCTGGTCCGCTCGCCGCCGATGCCGAGCCGCCCGTCCGCGGCCACCACCAGCTCCAGCGCGTGCGGTGCCCGCGACGCCGAGGCGGTCACGTGCAGCACGGTCACGCCGGCCGTGTCCTCGCCCGGCAGCGGATACGCGTCCGTGTCCGACACGATCACCACGTGCGCCGCGCCGGCCGGTGCGCCGGCCCCGCGCTGGAACGGCGGCCGCCCGGTCAGGTCCGCGGCCAGCAGCTCGCCGAGCCCGGCCGCGTCCACCGCGAACATCCGCGCCGGTCCCGCCGCGTCGGCCCGGGACGGGTGCGCCGCGTGCGGCAGCCACTTCGCCCACCCCCACTCGGCCACCCGCTCCGGCCCGGTGCAGACCGCGATCCGCAGCTCGTCCGGGCCGTGCAGCACGGCCAGGTGCGCGACCATCGCGCGCACCAGATCCCGCGCGGCGGCCGGGTCACCGGTGACGCTCACCCGGCTGAACGCGCGCAGCGACACCGCCACCGGCAGCCCCTCCACGGTCGCGTGCGCCCGGATGAAGTGCCGCAGCGACGTCGAGCAGACCGGATCCAGGTCGGTCAGCGGCGCGGTCTGCGGTGCGCGCAGCGCCGCGGCGGCCCGCTGCGGGCCCAGCCCGACCCGGACCCGGGCGAACGCGGCGTCACCCGGCCGGCGCGACCACATCCGGGGCGTGCCGGCCAGCTGCGGCAGCGTCTCCGGGGCGGGCAGCGCCGCCGTGGTCTCCGCGCGCTGCCGGTCGGCCGCCTCCCGTACCCGGGTGCGCAGCCCGTCCAGGTAGCGCAGGTAGTCGCGCCGCTCGTCGTTGATCTGTGCGCGCTTCGCGGCACCGTGCCGGGACAGGCCCATCACCAGCACGCCCACGATGACGATCGCGAACAGCACACCGAAGACGATCAGGCCGCTGCCGCTCGACCGGCCGATGTAGACGAACGCCATGACACCCATGCCGATCGTCATCGGCAGCATGAACAGCAGCTGCTGCGTACCGCCGCCGCCCGCCGCCCTCGGCAGCTCCGGCGGGGCCTGCAGCACGATCTCCGTCTCGGTGGCCCGCATGACTCCACGGTGGGCGAGCGGACCAGCCGCCGCCATGGGCATTTCCACCGGTACGGCGTGGGTAATAACGCCGTTCACCAGGGCTTACGGTATCCCTACCGTCGATGGCATGACCGAGGGAGCGAGTGAATCTGCGGCCGTCCGCGAGACCGCCGCCTCCGGCAGGACCAGCGATCGGTACGAGGTGTCCGTCCCCGAGGTGCTGCGCGTCGTCGAGCAACTCGGCGGGCTGACCACCGACATCGGCGGCGCGATCAGGCAGCTGTCCACGCTGGCCTCGCCGGCGGCCGGCTACGGCGTGCTCGGCAACACCGCCGGCACCGCGGCCGGCACCGCGCAGCAGCAGCTCGCCGCCACGCTGGCCGCGATGCAGGCGGTGCTGAAACTGCTGACCACACGGGTACGCGACAGCGCCCGCGCCTACGCCGAGGGGGACCGGAAGGTCGCCGAGGAGTACGCCCGGACCGTCGCCGAACTGCCCGCGATCCCGGCGGTGCGCAGATGACGTACCCCGACTCGAGCGCGATCGACACGGCCGCGAACGGGCGCGGGCCGGGCACGCTGCTGCTGCCGAAGCTGGAAGGCGGCCAGCCGCAGCAGATCCTGGCGCAGTTGACCCAGCTGATCACCGGCGTGCAGAAGATCACCGAGGCGATGGAGAAGGTCGGCGGCGCGCGCACCGCGCTGCGGCAGGCGTGGCCGGCCGGTGCGGCGTCCGACGGCGCGGCGGAGAAGCTCAAGGCCGTGCTGGACGCGTTCCAGACGATCCTCACGCTGGTCGGCACGCTGCAGACCGAGACGACGCACGCGGCGACGACGCTCACCCAGGCGCAGACGGCGTACCGCACAGTGGTCGGCGCCACCAACCCGACGGTCCGGAGCCTGCTCGCCCATCCGCACGGCCAGACCGTCGCCCGCGCGCTCGCCCGCTCCGTGACCGCCTCGCTCACCGCCACCGTGGAGGCGCACAAGGCCCAGCTCGACACGATCGGCCTGGTCCGGATCGCGCAGGTGACCACGCAGCTGCTCACGGTCGCGGACCAGCTGCGCACGCTGCTGAGCAAGCAGGACTGAGGGAAGGGACCACACGATGGAGACCGAGACCCACTACGAGATGGAACGGCTGCGCGCGGAACTCGACGGCACGCTGCACCGGGTGCGGGAGAACAACGCGCGGATCGCCGCGCTGCAGCGCGAGCTGGAGCAGACCCGGATCACCGGGTACGCCCCGAACGGCGAGGTCGTCACGCTCCTCACCGGCGCCGGCGAGTTCACCGAGATCCGCATCGACCCGGACGTCCTGCGCCGCTACGACGCCGCCACGGTCGGCACCCTGGTGACCGCCGCCGTCAACGACGGCCTCCGCCGCCTCACCGCCGCGAACGAGGCAGCCTTCGCCCCCCTGCTGGACGGCGCGGCATGAGCGAGCTTGCGAGCGAATCGTCAGTGCAGCGCCGGCCATACGGACACCGGGGCGTGCGGGGGGTCCGGCATGAGTGAGCGTGCGAGCGAATCGTCAGTGCAGGGCCGGCCATACGGACGCCGCGGCGTGCGGGGGGTCCGGCATGAGTGAGCGTGCGAGCGAATCGTCAGTGCAGGGCCGGCCATACGGACGCCGCGGCGTGCGGGGGGTCCGGCATGAGCGAGCGTGCGAGCGAATCGTCAGTGCAGCGCGGGCCATACGGACACCGCGGCGTGCGGGGAGGTCCGGCATGAGTGAGCGTGCGAGCGAATCCTCAGCAGGGCCGGCCACACGGACACCGCGGTGTGCGGGGGGTCCGGCATGAGTGAGCGTGCGAGCGAATCGTCAGTGCAGCGCCGGCCACACGGACACCGTGGCGTGCGGGGAGGTCCGGCATGAGTGAGCGTGCGAGCGAATCCTCAGCAGGGCCGGCCACACGGACACCGCGACGTGCGGGGAGGTCCGGCATGAGCGAGCGTGCGGTGCGGCGCCGGTCGGGCCGTGGCGTTGGCAGGCCGGTGAGGTTCGGCATGGGCCGGCGTGCCGGCGAGTCTTCGTGCCGCTCACGCCGGGGCCACGGCGTGCCGGTGGACACCGTCCTGAGCGGGTGCTCAGGACGGCAATCGCTCGCGCAGCACCATGCCGGACCAGGCGGCGGGCGACGCGGCCCGGCCCGCACCGGATCACGGCGCGCTGGGCGTGGCCGGGAAGGGAACCCGACATGAGCAGTGGTGGTTATCCTGTCGTTCCGATGGCCGCGCCGCCGCCGTTTCCCGGGGGCACGTTCCCGGCGCCGCCGTTCCCCGGTGGCGCGCAGCCGCCGGTTCCGGTAGCACCCGCGCACCGGCCGGCGCCGGTGGTGGTCCACAGCGGACGGAATGGGGCGCCGCCTACCGCGCCGTGGCAGGCGCCGATGGGGCTGCCGCGGCGGGTGACGGTGGCGGGGGAGCGGTGCCGGGTGGACCTGGCGCTGCCGGGCGAGTGCACGGTCGCGGAACTCATCCCGATCCTGCGGCGGCTCACCGGTACGGACGGCGACGCGTACGCCTGGGTGCTGTGCCGGTTCGGCGGGCAGCCGCTGCCCGCGGAGGCGACCGTGGCCTCGGCCGGAATCCGCGACGGCGACCTGCTGCACCTGGTCCCGGACGACCCGGCCGCACCGCCACTGATCTTCGACGACCCGGTCGACGCGATCGCCGGCGCCGTCGACGGCGCACCCGGCCGCTGGAACCGCGCGATCGCCGGCCGTGTCGCCGCGGCCGCCGCTACCGTGGCGTTCGGCGCGGCCGGCGCCGCCGTGGCCGCGTACCCGCCGTTCGGGCCGTTCGTGGCCGCGCTGCTCGGCGCGCTGCTGCCGCTCGCCGGATACCTGCTCGCCCGCCGTGACGTTCCCGGCGTGGGCGCCGCGCTGGCCGCCGCCGGGCCGCCGGTGCTGCTGGCCGCCGTGCTGGCGCTGCCGTACCGGCTGGTGCTGCCCGGCGGCCAGCCGCCCGCGCTCGCCGGCGGACTGACCGCGGCCGCCGGTGCCGCCGCCCTGGCCGCGGCCCTGCTGCCGAGGCATCGATCCTGGTTCACGGTGGCCGCCGGTGCCGCTGCCGCGTGCGCGACCGCCGCCGCGTCCGTGCTGATCAGCGGCGTCACCCCGGCCGCCGCGGCGGCGGTGACCGTGGTGCTGGCCGTGGCGCTCGGACCCGCGTTCCCCGCGCTCGCGCTCCGGCTCGCCGGCGTGCCCGCGCCGGAGGTCCCGGCCGACATGGAGGCGTTCCGCGCCTCCGAACAACCCCGCACGGCCGCGGAGACGGCCGGCCCGGCCCGCACCGCGGAGTCGGCGCTGACCGCGCTGCTGGCCGCCCAGGTCATGATCGTGGCGGCTGGTGCACTGGTGCTTTCGCTCACCGGGTCACGTTCCGGGATCTTGCTCGCTGCCGTGGCCGGCGCCGCGCTGCTGGTGCGCAGCCGCGGCTTCCGCTCCGTGGCTGCGCACCTGGTCCTGCTGCTCGGCGGCGCCGCGGTCCTGGCCACCGCCGCGACGCGCGCGATCACCACCGGCGGCGCCGTGACCCCCGCGCTGATCGGCGCCGCGACCGTGCTGGCCGGTGCCGGTTGCGCCTGGTTCGCGGTGCGCGCCGGGCGCCGCCCGCCGTCGCCGTACTGGGCACGTGCCCTCGACGCCGCCGACTTCGTCGCGGTCCTCACCCTGATCCCGATCGCCGCCGCCGTCCTGGACCTCTACCGCTTGGCCGGCACCCTCGTCGGCTGACGCCGCCCCGCGCCCCACTCGCCCCGCGCCCCAGTCGCCCCGCGCTCCAGTCGCCCCGCGCTCCAGTCGCCCCGCGCTCCAGTCGCCCCGCGGTTCGGTCGGCTTGCGGTTCGGTCGGCTTGCGGTTCGGTCGCCTTGCGGTTCGGTCGGCTTACGGTCCGGTCGGCTTACGGTCCGGTCGCCTTGCGGTCCGGTCGCCCGGTGCCGGCCGTTAGCGGAGTCGGCCAGCAGGGGCGCGGGTCGCCAGGGCGCCGGTAGCCAGGGCGCCGGTAGCCAGGGGCATCGGTAGCCAGGGGCATCGGTCGCCTGGGAGCCGGTCGCCTGGGGCATCCGCCGCCTCGGGCACCGGCTGCCTTCGGGATGGCCGGCCACTGAAAGCAAGCCGCGACCGCACCGCCGTGTCTCATCGGTCGGCGCGGGCGGTGGTCGAAGCGGCACGTTCTCGATGGTTCGATCGCTGGTGCGGCGATGTGGACGGGATGTGTTCGGCCGGGGCGGGACGTGCCGGCCGAGGGCGGGCGTGCCCATGGTCGAAAAAACCCGTGAACCGTTTTCGCGATCTGTACGGAGTAGCCGTAGAACGGGATCGGTTACGGGAGAACGCGATGTGGACGCAGCGGGATCAGCTTCAGGCTTACCGATTCCTGCGTCGCCGGATCGTCTCGGCGCTGCAGTTCGGAGATGCGAACCATCCGGTGGCACCGGGCCGTCGCACGGTGCTCGCCACGGCCTCCGGTGCCGGTGCGGCGCTGCTCGCCGCGGTCGCGGTGCTGGTGTACTCGGTGCTTCGGCCAGGTAGCGGCGTGGACTGGCGGCAGCCGGGCCAGATCGTCATCGAGAAGGAGTCCGGCGCCGGATTCGTGCTCGGCGCGGACGGGCTGCTGCATCCGGTGCTCAACAACGCGTCCGCGCGGCTCCTGGTCGGCGGTGGGCGAACGGTCACGATCCCGGCCGCGAAGCTGGCGGACGCGCCGCGCGGGCTGCCGCTGGGAATCCCGGGCGCGCCGTCCTCGATCCCGGCCCGCGACCGCCTGATCACCGGCCCGTGGGCGGTCTGTACCGGCCCCGGCCAGGAACCGGTCACGCCGAGCGACGCCGAGGGCGCCGCCGGCGGCGACGCCACCGATAACGCCGCTGAAGGCGCCGCCGGAGACGCGGCAGCCGCAGCCTCCGGAAACGACACCAGCGGTGGCGCCGGGAACGACAGCAGCGGTGGCGCCGGGAACGACAGCAGCGGTGGCGCCGGGAACGACAGCAGCGGTGGCGCCGGGAACGACACCAGCGGTGGCGCCGGGAACGACACCAGCGGTGGCGCCGGAAACGACACCAGCGGTGGCGCCGGAAAAGACACCAGCGGTGGCGCCGGGAATTCGCCCGACGGCGACGCCGGAAACGGCGCCGATGGTGATGGCGGAGTCGACGTCGACGGTGTCGCCCGGAGCGTCCGCGCCGCGGATGCGGGAACGCCGGTAACGGTGCTGGTCATCGGCGGGCAGGAGCCTCCGCCCGAGCGACTCGGTGACAGGGCGCTCATCGTCGAGGGACCCGACGGCGCCCGCCACGTGATCAGCGCGGGCCGGCGGCTGCCGCTGCGGTCGGGTGCGGCCGTGGCGCTCGGCTACGACGCGGTCGATCCGCGCCCGGTCACCCGGTCCTGGCTCGACGCCATTCCGGAGGGGCCGCCGCTGGAGCTGCTCGCCGCGGACGACCCCGGCGCGCCCGGACCGCGTGTCGGTGACGGCCGTGCCCGATCGGGCCAGGTGCTGCGCACCGAGGATGTCGGCGGCGAGGCCCGCTACTACCTGGTCACCGCGAGCGCCCTGCGCCCGATCACCGAGACCGAGGCCGCGCTGCTGGTCGGCAACCCGGCGAACCGGTCCGCGTACCCGGACGGCGAACCTCGCGCCCTGGAGACCCCGGCGGCCGACATCGCCGTGTCCGGGCTGGTGGAGCGGCGAGCGGAGACGCCCGGATATCCGGCGCGGCTCCCGGCGCCGGTGCCACCGGATCAGCTCGCGGTCCTGGTCTGCGCGACCGCGGACGGCACCACCTGGACCGCCGCCGACCCGCCGCTGCCCGCGGGCGCCCGGGCGCTGCCCGTACCGGAGAACCAGGCGTCCGCCGCGGACGCGGTCTGGCTGCCGCCCGGCAGCGGCCTGCTGGTCACCGCGGGGGACGGGGAGCAGACGTTCCTGGTCGGCGACCGCGGGGTCCGCCACCCGATCGCCGGGGACGACGCGGCCGGAGCGCTCGGCTACGACGGCGTCGCGGCCACGATTCTGGAGGAGTCGCTGATGACGTTGCTGCCCACCGGGCCGGAGTTGTCCGTCGAGGCCGCACGGCAGGAGTCACGGCGATGACCACCACGGTGTCCGTCATCGAGCAGCACCCGCTGTTCCGGCAGGCCCTCGCCGGCGTGATCGACGAGGTGCCGGAGCTGGTCCGCGGGCCGCTGACCGGGTCGGTCGACGAGTTCCTCGCGTACCGGGCGCCGCACGGCGTGGTGGTGCTGGACACGCAGCTGCCGGGCAGGGGCGGCGCCGGGGCGGTGCTCGCGGTCGCCGAGGCCGGGTACCGGCCGCTGGTGCTGTCCACGCAGGCGACGCGCACGGACGTGCAGGCCGCGCTGGCGGCGGGCGCGCGCGGGTTCCTGACCAAGTCGGCGGACGTGCCGGAGATCGCGGCGGCGTTGCGCCAGGTGGCGTCGGGCGGTCAGTACGTGTCCCCCACGCTGGCGGCGCGGCTGCTGCACGCGCCGGCTCCGGTGCCGGCACCGCGCACGGTGCTGACCGAGCGGGAGCGGCAGGTGCTCGCGCTGCTGGCGCACGGCGAGCGGGACGTGGACATCGCCCGCGCACTGACGATCAGCGTCCGCACCGTACGGTCGCACCTGGACCGGATCAGGGAGAAGACCGGGCAGCGGCGCCGCTCGGAGCTGACCCGGCTGGC
It encodes:
- a CDS encoding response regulator transcription factor, translated to MTTTVSVIEQHPLFRQALAGVIDEVPELVRGPLTGSVDEFLAYRAPHGVVVLDTQLPGRGGAGAVLAVAEAGYRPLVLSTQATRTDVQAALAAGARGFLTKSADVPEIAAALRQVASGGQYVSPTLAARLLHAPAPVPAPRTVLTERERQVLALLAHGERDVDIARALTISVRTVRSHLDRIREKTGQRRRSELTRLAIGEGLVHHQGHTAA